In one window of Myxocyprinus asiaticus isolate MX2 ecotype Aquarium Trade chromosome 43, UBuf_Myxa_2, whole genome shotgun sequence DNA:
- the LOC127433927 gene encoding uncharacterized protein LOC127433927 isoform X2, whose protein sequence is MPGHYINGWLSLFAVFASEMLGVTVKTGLYSRVELTGEKLDQQTADSLQSVEWTKLNRSSQCLCLIFQKYNGTKIYSRCCRQANFYLINNSLILENVTAQDEGVYMETIVTGNRITKSLNFTLHILNPISVSEIMVSWTSNTSVTLRCEVTGLFLHLKWMKEGVSILEDYRHSTSERNQTLHITNITSSDYGTYSCLVTNSNGESEKQTYITGENPALSQENGTNATSVRLKNQIVLSIGLTLIGVLGLCVIFSVIYKYHHDVSGHCHRKTPDSKTRGHRGENGRTAEEGDEDIDLGIYQEIPVIEEVTPLPYVYTDFIKPREPNQASATAEHFEEFGYSEIGPVGREDTVLSDCAIYDE, encoded by the exons ATGCCTGGACATTACATTAATGGTTGGCTGTCTCTGTTTGCTGTTTTTG CAAGCGAAATGCTTGGAGTCACAGTGAAGACGGGCTTATACAGTCGAGTTGAGCTCACTGGAGAGAAACTTGATCAACAAACTGCTGATTCCCTGCAGTCAGTGGAATGGACCAAACTAAACAGATCATCTCAGTGTCTATGtcttatatttcaaaaatacaatGGTACCAAAATCTATAGTCGATGCTGTAGACAGGCTAATTTCTATTTAATCAATAACAGTCTCATTTTGGAGAATGTGACCGCACAGGATGAAGGAGTCTACATGGAAACTATAGTTACTggaaacagaattacaaaaagcCTAAACTTTACATTACATATTCTAA aCCCCATAAGTGTATCTGAAATTATGGTCTCCTGGACCTCCAACACATCCGTGACTCTCAGATGTGAAGTTACTGGCTTGTTCCTGCATTTAAAATGGATGAAAGAAGGTGTCTCCATTTTAGAGGACTACAGACACTCAACCAGCGAGAGGAACCAGACTCTACACATCACCAATATAACCAGCTCAGATTATGGGACATACAGCTGTCTGGTTACAAATTCAAATGGAGAAtcagaaaagcaaacatatattACTG GTGAAAACCCAGCTCTTTCCCAAGAAAATGGTACTAATGCTACATCTGTGAGACTGAAAAATCAGATTGTGCTTTCAATTGGACTTACACTTATAGGAGTTTTAGGACTGTGCGTCATCTTTAGCGTCATTTACAAATACCATCACG ATGTCTCAGGTCACTGTCACAGAAAAACACCAGACAGTAAGACAAGAG GCCACAGAGGGGAAAATGGCAGAACTGCAGAAGAAG GGGATGAAGACATTGACCTTGGAATTTATCAG GAAATACCTGTTATTGAAGAGGTGACCCCTTTGCCATATGTCTACACAGACTTCATTAAGCCAAGAGAGCCCAATCAGGCCTCAGCCACAGCAGAACACTTTGAGGAGTTTGGTTATTCAGAGATTGGACCAGTAGGCAGGGAGGACACAGTACTTTCGGATTGTGCCATCTACGACGAATGA
- the LOC127433927 gene encoding uncharacterized protein LOC127433927 isoform X1 codes for MPGHYINGWLSLFAVFVMMSIHIDLTASEMLGVTVKTGLYSRVELTGEKLDQQTADSLQSVEWTKLNRSSQCLCLIFQKYNGTKIYSRCCRQANFYLINNSLILENVTAQDEGVYMETIVTGNRITKSLNFTLHILNPISVSEIMVSWTSNTSVTLRCEVTGLFLHLKWMKEGVSILEDYRHSTSERNQTLHITNITSSDYGTYSCLVTNSNGESEKQTYITGENPALSQENGTNATSVRLKNQIVLSIGLTLIGVLGLCVIFSVIYKYHHDVSGHCHRKTPDSKTRGHRGENGRTAEEGDEDIDLGIYQEIPVIEEVTPLPYVYTDFIKPREPNQASATAEHFEEFGYSEIGPVGREDTVLSDCAIYDE; via the exons ATGCCTGGACATTACATTAATGGTTGGCTGTCTCTGTTTGCTGTTTTTG taatgatGAGCATACATATTGATTTGACAGCAAGCGAAATGCTTGGAGTCACAGTGAAGACGGGCTTATACAGTCGAGTTGAGCTCACTGGAGAGAAACTTGATCAACAAACTGCTGATTCCCTGCAGTCAGTGGAATGGACCAAACTAAACAGATCATCTCAGTGTCTATGtcttatatttcaaaaatacaatGGTACCAAAATCTATAGTCGATGCTGTAGACAGGCTAATTTCTATTTAATCAATAACAGTCTCATTTTGGAGAATGTGACCGCACAGGATGAAGGAGTCTACATGGAAACTATAGTTACTggaaacagaattacaaaaagcCTAAACTTTACATTACATATTCTAA aCCCCATAAGTGTATCTGAAATTATGGTCTCCTGGACCTCCAACACATCCGTGACTCTCAGATGTGAAGTTACTGGCTTGTTCCTGCATTTAAAATGGATGAAAGAAGGTGTCTCCATTTTAGAGGACTACAGACACTCAACCAGCGAGAGGAACCAGACTCTACACATCACCAATATAACCAGCTCAGATTATGGGACATACAGCTGTCTGGTTACAAATTCAAATGGAGAAtcagaaaagcaaacatatattACTG GTGAAAACCCAGCTCTTTCCCAAGAAAATGGTACTAATGCTACATCTGTGAGACTGAAAAATCAGATTGTGCTTTCAATTGGACTTACACTTATAGGAGTTTTAGGACTGTGCGTCATCTTTAGCGTCATTTACAAATACCATCACG ATGTCTCAGGTCACTGTCACAGAAAAACACCAGACAGTAAGACAAGAG GCCACAGAGGGGAAAATGGCAGAACTGCAGAAGAAG GGGATGAAGACATTGACCTTGGAATTTATCAG GAAATACCTGTTATTGAAGAGGTGACCCCTTTGCCATATGTCTACACAGACTTCATTAAGCCAAGAGAGCCCAATCAGGCCTCAGCCACAGCAGAACACTTTGAGGAGTTTGGTTATTCAGAGATTGGACCAGTAGGCAGGGAGGACACAGTACTTTCGGATTGTGCCATCTACGACGAATGA